In Synechococcus sp. PCC 6312, one genomic interval encodes:
- a CDS encoding pentapeptide repeat-containing protein: MLDLAACYRVLELEPGATLEEINQAYKDLVFIWHPDRVPKDNDRLLEKAHEKIKQINQARDHLRQQHRNGKVHTRSQTQPYQSSHQNGYPRSTYSTQSHQSPHSTHNHQSNGHHNGSHSHHQSHSHRQTPNQAHSQTHAGYRHNPAQDYTSNPYDYRSYQTHRPPQSPPKPPPRPPDPPQQSTSHPEPDGTNHPRGKDLSGANLRGADLREKDFEGRNLSYADLTGADLSDAFLHRVSFYRANLSQATLFRANLLNANLSNANLRDANLIGADFSGADLRGADLRGAKVGQGDRILVKLTGAKLAGAIMPDGRIHS, translated from the coding sequence ATGCTAGATTTGGCGGCCTGCTATCGAGTGTTGGAATTGGAGCCGGGGGCAACTCTGGAGGAAATTAACCAGGCCTACAAAGATTTGGTGTTTATCTGGCATCCGGATCGGGTTCCTAAGGATAATGACCGTTTATTAGAAAAAGCCCACGAAAAAATTAAGCAGATTAACCAGGCCCGCGATCATTTGCGCCAACAGCATCGCAATGGCAAAGTCCACACCCGTTCCCAAACTCAGCCTTACCAAAGTTCCCACCAAAACGGTTATCCGCGCTCTACCTATTCAACTCAGTCCCATCAGTCACCCCACTCCACCCACAATCACCAGAGTAATGGCCATCACAATGGTTCTCACAGCCATCATCAAAGCCACAGTCATCGCCAAACCCCAAACCAGGCCCATAGTCAAACCCATGCTGGTTATCGCCACAACCCGGCCCAGGACTATACCTCTAATCCCTATGACTATCGGAGTTATCAAACCCATCGCCCCCCGCAATCTCCTCCCAAGCCTCCCCCGCGACCACCAGACCCCCCCCAACAATCCACTTCCCACCCAGAACCCGATGGGACAAATCATCCCCGCGGCAAAGATCTCAGTGGTGCAAACTTACGGGGAGCGGATTTACGCGAAAAAGATTTTGAAGGTCGTAATTTAAGTTATGCGGATTTAACGGGAGCGGATTTGAGTGACGCGTTTTTACATCGGGTCAGTTTTTACCGGGCTAACCTTTCCCAGGCCACGCTTTTCCGGGCTAACTTACTAAATGCCAACCTCAGCAATGCCAACTTGCGTGATGCTAATTTAATCGGAGCTGATTTTAGTGGAGCCGACTTACGCGGGGCGGATTTACGGGGGGCAAAAGTTGGCCAGGGAGATCGGATTTTAGTCAAACTCACCGGAGCCAAACTAGCTGGGGCGATTATGCCCGATGGTCGGATTCATAGTTAA
- a CDS encoding heme-binding protein, protein MPYQKLLLMLCVNLGCLAGFSATAFALPSYYQLPVDLAVEAGMTAVQTCQKEGYNVTATVVNRDGVVQAVIRGTNATPHTIQMSHDKAYTVITLGPIFKVDSTAAITAKMTPTPLPMGTVPLPPNPLYGINFSTGGVAIKVGDELIGAIGVSGGPGGNFDQACALKGLEKITPRLKP, encoded by the coding sequence ATGCCCTACCAGAAATTGCTATTGATGCTTTGTGTCAATCTTGGCTGTTTAGCCGGGTTTTCCGCCACTGCCTTTGCCCTACCTAGTTATTATCAGTTACCTGTGGACTTGGCAGTAGAAGCGGGGATGACTGCGGTGCAAACCTGTCAGAAAGAGGGATATAACGTAACTGCAACTGTTGTTAATCGGGATGGTGTTGTTCAGGCAGTCATTCGTGGTACTAATGCGACCCCCCATACCATTCAGATGAGCCATGACAAAGCCTACACCGTAATTACCCTCGGGCCGATTTTTAAGGTTGATTCAACGGCAGCAATTACAGCCAAAATGACCCCCACACCGTTACCGATGGGTACTGTACCATTGCCGCCCAATCCCCTCTATGGCATTAACTTTAGTACAGGGGGAGTGGCGATTAAAGTTGGGGATGAATTGATCGGGGCGATTGGAGTTTCTGGTGGGCCGGGCGGTAACTTTGACCAGGCCTGTGCATTAAAAGGACTCGAAAAAATTACGCCTCGCCTCAAACCCTAA
- the ftsH3 gene encoding ATP-dependent zinc metalloprotease FtsH3 produces the protein MNKRWRNAGLYVLLTIVVLALATAFFDRQPTTKVTWRYSELIQEVENHQVAKLNISPDRTQAQAVTQDGTRVLVNLPPDPQLIDILTANNVDISVMPQNNDGFWFRALSSLLVPVALLVLLFFLLRRAQGGAGNQAMSFGKSKARVQMEPQTQITFNDVAGIDQAKLELTEVVDFLKNADKFTEIGAKIPKGVLLVGPPGTGKTLLAKAVAGEAGVPFFSISGSEFVEMFVGVGASRVRDLFEQAKSNAPCIIFIDEIDAVGRQRGAGLGGGNDEREQTLNQLLTEMDGFEGNTGIIIIAATNRPDVLDAALMRPGRFDRQVVVDRPDYKGRLEILKVHARGKTLAKDVDLDKISRRSPGFTGADLSNLLNEAAILAARRNLTEISMDEINDAIDRVMAGPEKKDRVMSERRKTLVAYHEAGHALVGALMPDYDPVQKVSIIPRGRAGGLTWFTPNEEQMDSGLYSRAYLQNQMAVALGGRIAEEIVFGEDEVTTGASNDLQQVARVARQMITRFGMSDRLGPVALGRQNGNVFLGRDIMAERDFSEETAATIDDEVRNLVDQAYRRAKDVLVSNRHVLDKIAEILITKETIDAEELQEILDSTEVKMAAIA, from the coding sequence GTGAATAAGCGGTGGCGCAATGCCGGTTTATATGTTTTGTTAACCATCGTGGTTTTAGCCTTGGCCACGGCCTTCTTTGATCGTCAACCCACGACTAAAGTGACTTGGCGATATAGCGAACTCATTCAGGAAGTCGAAAATCATCAGGTGGCCAAACTCAACATCAGCCCGGATCGTACCCAGGCCCAGGCCGTGACTCAAGACGGAACGCGCGTTCTCGTTAACCTGCCGCCGGATCCCCAACTCATTGACATTTTGACGGCCAATAACGTGGATATTTCCGTTATGCCGCAAAACAATGATGGCTTTTGGTTCCGGGCCCTTAGTAGTTTGCTTGTCCCAGTGGCCTTGCTCGTCCTGCTATTTTTCTTACTCCGGCGAGCCCAAGGGGGTGCAGGTAACCAGGCCATGAGTTTTGGCAAGTCTAAAGCCCGTGTCCAAATGGAACCGCAAACCCAAATTACCTTCAATGATGTCGCCGGGATTGACCAGGCCAAGTTGGAACTGACTGAAGTCGTAGATTTTCTTAAAAATGCCGATAAATTCACCGAAATTGGGGCCAAAATTCCCAAGGGTGTTCTACTCGTTGGCCCGCCCGGAACCGGAAAAACCCTCTTAGCCAAAGCTGTTGCTGGGGAAGCCGGAGTTCCATTTTTCTCTATCTCTGGGTCTGAGTTTGTCGAAATGTTTGTCGGGGTCGGTGCTTCACGGGTACGGGATTTATTCGAGCAAGCAAAATCCAATGCCCCCTGTATCATCTTTATTGATGAAATTGATGCAGTCGGTCGGCAACGGGGCGCGGGTTTAGGCGGCGGTAACGATGAACGGGAACAGACCCTAAACCAACTCCTAACCGAAATGGATGGGTTTGAAGGTAATACCGGAATTATTATTATTGCCGCCACGAACCGCCCTGATGTTTTAGATGCTGCCCTAATGCGTCCCGGCCGGTTTGATCGGCAAGTTGTCGTGGATCGCCCGGATTACAAAGGCCGTTTGGAAATTCTTAAAGTTCATGCCCGTGGCAAAACCCTGGCTAAAGATGTGGACTTGGATAAAATTTCTCGCCGCTCACCTGGATTTACGGGAGCCGATTTGTCCAACCTCCTCAATGAAGCCGCAATTTTGGCCGCGCGCCGGAATTTGACTGAAATCTCCATGGACGAAATCAACGATGCCATTGATCGGGTCATGGCCGGGCCGGAGAAAAAAGATCGGGTCATGAGTGAACGCCGGAAAACCCTAGTGGCCTATCATGAAGCCGGTCATGCTTTAGTCGGAGCGTTGATGCCGGATTACGATCCTGTCCAAAAAGTCAGCATCATTCCCCGTGGCCGGGCCGGTGGCTTAACTTGGTTTACCCCCAACGAAGAGCAAATGGACTCTGGCTTATACAGTCGGGCCTATTTGCAAAATCAAATGGCGGTGGCTTTGGGTGGTCGGATTGCGGAAGAAATTGTCTTTGGTGAAGATGAAGTCACGACTGGTGCTTCCAATGATCTTCAACAAGTTGCCCGTGTCGCTCGGCAGATGATTACCCGCTTCGGTATGAGTGATCGGTTGGGGCCGGTGGCTTTGGGTCGGCAAAATGGCAATGTCTTCCTAGGGCGGGACATCATGGCGGAACGGGACTTTTCTGAAGAGACTGCCGCCACGATTGATGATGAAGTCCGCAACTTGGTGGATCAAGCCTATCGCCGGGCTAAGGATGTGTTGGTGAGCAATCGCCATGTCCTCGATAAAATCGCCGAGATTCTGATTACCAAAGAAACCATTGATGCTGAGGAACTCCAGGAAATTCTGGATTCCACTGAAGTCAAAATGGCGGCGATTGCCTAA
- the murF gene encoding UDP-N-acetylmuramoyl-tripeptide--D-alanyl-D-alanine ligase — translation MGMTPFATPTQLLNILSPLGATAQNFEFIAAPASHPTVSTDTRTLQPGDIFLALRGETFDGHGFIEVAKQQGASLAIVDQAIGVPIPQIIVQDTLAAYQILGQWWRQQFPIPVIAITGSVGKTTTKELVAAVLGCYGKVLKTEANYNNEIGVPKTLLQLTADHDFAVIEMGMRGPGEIALLSRMAQATVGVITNVGTAHIGRLGSREAIAQAKCELLAELPSTSTAILNGEQPLLLATAQTVWPEKTITYGLETGELRGRLLPDNQIEIKGQIFPLPLPGRHNALNFLAAIAVTQALGLDLTPLQSGITVQLPPGRAKRYTLERDIVLLDETYNAGLESMLASLQILAETPGTRRIAVLGPMRELGDYSVALHEEVGERVKSLALDQLLILDTEAEGQALAQGANPTPTQQFSQHQDLINYLKTLTRPGDRLLFKASHSVGLDRVVNALRESGD, via the coding sequence ATGGGGATGACACCATTTGCAACACCGACCCAATTATTAAACATCCTTTCTCCCCTTGGTGCCACTGCCCAAAATTTTGAGTTCATCGCTGCTCCAGCCTCTCACCCGACTGTTTCCACGGATACCCGGACATTACAACCAGGGGATATTTTCCTTGCCTTACGAGGAGAAACCTTTGATGGCCACGGCTTTATTGAGGTTGCCAAACAGCAAGGGGCCAGTTTAGCCATTGTTGACCAGGCCATCGGAGTCCCCATTCCCCAAATTATTGTTCAAGATACCTTGGCGGCCTATCAAATCTTGGGGCAGTGGTGGCGACAACAGTTTCCAATTCCCGTGATTGCCATTACCGGCTCGGTGGGAAAAACCACAACTAAAGAACTAGTGGCGGCAGTCTTGGGCTGTTATGGCAAAGTTCTCAAAACAGAGGCCAACTATAACAACGAAATTGGTGTCCCGAAAACCCTGCTGCAATTAACCGCTGACCATGACTTTGCGGTGATAGAAATGGGGATGCGCGGGCCGGGTGAAATTGCGCTCTTAAGTCGGATGGCCCAGGCCACGGTTGGAGTAATTACCAATGTCGGCACTGCCCATATCGGCCGCTTGGGATCTCGAGAAGCCATTGCCCAGGCCAAATGTGAACTATTAGCTGAACTTCCCTCCACTAGCACAGCCATTCTCAACGGCGAACAACCCCTATTACTAGCCACTGCCCAGACGGTTTGGCCGGAAAAAACGATCACCTATGGCCTGGAGACTGGGGAGTTACGGGGGAGATTGCTACCCGACAACCAGATTGAGATCAAGGGGCAAATTTTTCCCTTGCCGCTCCCTGGTCGGCACAATGCTTTGAACTTTCTGGCCGCCATTGCAGTTACCCAGGCCCTAGGCTTAGACCTCACTCCTTTGCAATCTGGGATCACAGTCCAACTCCCGCCTGGGCGGGCCAAACGCTACACCCTTGAACGTGATATTGTCCTCCTGGATGAAACCTACAACGCTGGCCTGGAGTCCATGTTGGCATCCTTACAAATCTTGGCAGAGACTCCTGGGACGAGGCGAATTGCGGTTTTGGGCCCCATGCGAGAACTCGGGGATTACTCGGTAGCCTTGCATGAAGAAGTGGGGGAACGGGTCAAAAGCTTGGCACTGGATCAGTTATTAATTTTAGATACAGAGGCAGAAGGTCAGGCCCTCGCCCAAGGAGCTAATCCAACTCCCACTCAGCAATTTAGCCAACATCAAGATTTGATCAATTACCTCAAAACCTTGACCCGGCCTGGAGATCGGCTGCTCTTTAAGGCTTCCCATTCGGTGGGCTTGGATCGGGTTGTCAATGCCTTGCGAGAGTCAGGAGATTAA
- a CDS encoding class I SAM-dependent methyltransferase — translation MNTSNATDATTRFSNRVSYYVKYRPSYPAEIVEFLSQRLSLSPTSVIADIGSGTGILSELFLNNGNQVYGVEPNLEMRQAAELLLENHPNFISINGSAEITTLENHSVDFIVAGQAFHWFDGIKSRQEFQRILKPGAWVVLIWNDRQTESTPFLRAFEAFLQEFSTDYQQINHKNVDDRILSHFYGSSHYQQYTFPNQQIFDYEGLLGRVLSSSYIPMSGDLNYDSMLAALEQLFARYQEQNQVSFIYDTRLFYGQLR, via the coding sequence ATGAATACCAGTAATGCCACAGATGCCACCACCAGGTTTTCTAATCGAGTTAGTTATTATGTCAAGTATCGTCCTTCTTATCCCGCAGAAATAGTTGAATTTTTGTCCCAACGGCTAAGCTTATCCCCCACCTCAGTTATTGCCGATATTGGTTCGGGAACAGGGATATTATCAGAGCTTTTTTTAAACAACGGCAATCAGGTTTATGGGGTCGAACCGAATCTAGAAATGCGCCAAGCGGCTGAGTTGTTATTAGAAAACCATCCAAATTTTATCAGTATCAATGGCTCTGCTGAAATCACAACCTTAGAGAATCATTCTGTTGACTTTATTGTCGCTGGCCAGGCTTTCCACTGGTTCGATGGGATTAAATCTCGGCAAGAATTTCAGCGCATCTTAAAACCAGGGGCCTGGGTCGTCTTGATTTGGAATGACCGGCAAACGGAATCGACTCCCTTTTTAAGAGCCTTTGAAGCTTTTCTGCAAGAATTTAGCACCGATTACCAGCAGATTAATCATAAAAACGTTGATGATCGGATACTGAGTCACTTTTATGGCAGCAGTCACTATCAACAGTACACCTTTCCCAATCAGCAAATTTTTGACTATGAGGGTTTGCTTGGCCGGGTTTTGTCATCGTCTTATATTCCAATGTCTGGCGATCTCAATTACGACTCAATGCTGGCAGCTTTGGAACAGTTATTTGCTCGGTATCAAGAACAGAATCAAGTGAGTTTTATTTACGACACGAGATTGTTTTATGGACAATTACGCTAA
- a CDS encoding DctP family TRAP transporter solute-binding subunit, giving the protein MANISRRKFLTLASATALTAMGASRLHAGESGQTLEQALDQRLPFPGQYGKDYNQAKIKAFHLHNQSLTSPLHQSLLDLWQDVFQKTNGELLVTPLHYDASLPAGDPQAVRLVAEGRFELVSVAGPIIDKLCPQAISIQNFPFLYQSAEDVYQIINQPQFPPALNQAVANYNLTYLRYGTFDNGMRVITSIESKPIRTIQDLVDLKIRIPPSNDMKATMEALGAKTEAFTMNQVYGALAKQLVQAQENPYAVAMNFELYKVTKYLNLTNHAWSGYNIFFNTKFWRSLSQSTRDIVTELMPIYQAKNLQAQRDFNKKVYQQLIQDKGMIVTQPDMSQAPQKLTHVYQSIYGQLNPLIQPLVKDKLSALTGLRFS; this is encoded by the coding sequence GTGGCGAATATCTCTCGGCGTAAATTTCTGACCCTTGCCAGCGCCACCGCATTGACGGCCATGGGGGCATCGCGCCTACATGCAGGGGAATCTGGACAAACCCTAGAGCAAGCCTTGGATCAACGGTTACCCTTTCCAGGCCAGTATGGCAAAGACTATAACCAGGCCAAAATTAAAGCCTTTCATCTCCATAACCAATCCCTGACGAGTCCACTGCACCAATCCTTACTCGATCTATGGCAGGATGTATTTCAAAAAACTAACGGCGAGTTGCTAGTCACCCCACTGCACTATGATGCGTCATTGCCCGCCGGAGATCCCCAGGCCGTGCGCTTGGTCGCGGAGGGACGCTTTGAACTGGTGAGTGTGGCCGGCCCCATTATTGATAAGCTCTGTCCCCAGGCCATTAGTATCCAAAATTTTCCCTTTCTCTATCAGTCGGCTGAGGATGTCTATCAGATTATTAATCAGCCCCAATTCCCCCCGGCCTTGAATCAAGCAGTCGCTAACTATAACCTCACCTATCTCCGCTATGGCACCTTTGATAATGGGATGCGGGTGATTACTTCGATTGAGTCCAAGCCAATCCGAACCATTCAGGATTTAGTGGATTTGAAAATTCGGATTCCCCCCTCCAACGACATGAAAGCAACCATGGAAGCCTTGGGCGCAAAAACAGAGGCTTTTACGATGAATCAAGTCTATGGGGCGTTGGCCAAGCAATTAGTCCAGGCCCAGGAAAATCCCTATGCGGTGGCGATGAATTTTGAGTTATACAAAGTCACCAAATATTTGAATCTCACGAATCATGCCTGGTCGGGATACAATATCTTTTTTAATACTAAATTTTGGCGAAGTTTATCTCAATCCACTCGCGATATCGTTACTGAGTTGATGCCCATTTACCAGGCCAAAAACTTGCAAGCCCAAAGAGATTTCAATAAAAAAGTCTATCAGCAGTTAATCCAAGACAAGGGCATGATTGTAACTCAACCGGATATGTCCCAGGCCCCGCAAAAGTTAACCCACGTCTATCAGTCAATTTATGGACAACTCAATCCCCTCATCCAACCCTTAGTGAAAGATAAACTGTCGGCATTAACTGGCTTACGATTTTCCTAG
- the ispE gene encoding 4-(cytidine 5'-diphospho)-2-C-methyl-D-erythritol kinase has protein sequence MYCLIAPAKINLFLQIVGSYLPDPRYHELVMVMQAVTLADGINLTPLSQEVIVLTCDHPQVPTNSMNLAYKAAALMQSQFPGHGGVEIHIDKRIPIGAGLAGGSTDAAAVLVGLDLLWDLGLTQGELQGLGGQLGADVPFCIGGGTALALGRGDDLTPLPDLDHVVLLLGKFTNISVSTPWAYQTYRQTYGASYAQTVAQQEQKRQQDGSRELLQALSQKNIPTLAQALHNDFEAIVLPEYPLVAQLRQAFIDAGAMAAMMSGSGPTVFAIAESQVQAEMIKTQVQGQFADQGLDIWLAQTCPHGVRLVAQA, from the coding sequence GTGTATTGTCTGATTGCCCCTGCCAAAATTAATCTGTTTTTGCAAATTGTGGGTTCCTATCTCCCAGACCCCCGCTATCATGAACTCGTCATGGTGATGCAGGCTGTAACCTTGGCGGATGGCATTAACCTCACCCCCCTGTCTCAAGAAGTGATTGTTCTCACCTGCGATCATCCCCAAGTCCCGACTAACTCGATGAATTTAGCCTACAAAGCTGCGGCCCTGATGCAATCCCAGTTTCCCGGCCACGGGGGGGTTGAGATTCATATTGATAAACGAATTCCGATTGGGGCTGGCCTGGCGGGGGGGTCAACGGATGCAGCGGCGGTTTTGGTAGGTCTGGATCTTCTGTGGGATTTAGGCTTAACCCAAGGTGAATTACAAGGCCTGGGTGGGCAGTTGGGGGCCGATGTCCCATTCTGTATTGGTGGAGGTACAGCCTTGGCCTTGGGTCGGGGGGATGATCTTACACCCTTGCCGGATTTAGACCATGTGGTGCTATTACTGGGCAAGTTCACCAACATCAGTGTTTCGACACCCTGGGCCTATCAAACCTATCGCCAGACCTATGGAGCTAGTTATGCCCAGACAGTAGCCCAGCAGGAACAAAAACGACAACAAGACGGCTCTCGGGAACTCCTCCAGGCCCTGAGTCAGAAAAACATTCCCACCTTGGCCCAGGCTCTCCATAACGATTTTGAAGCGATTGTTTTGCCTGAATATCCCTTAGTTGCCCAATTACGCCAGGCCTTTATTGACGCTGGGGCCATGGCCGCAATGATGTCCGGTTCGGGGCCGACCGTTTTTGCCATTGCCGAATCTCAAGTCCAAGCCGAAATGATCAAAACTCAGGTACAAGGGCAATTTGCGGATCAGGGCCTGGATATTTGGCTGGCTCAGACTTGTCCCCATGGGGTGCGGTTGGTCGCCCAGGCCTAA
- a CDS encoding WD40 repeat domain-containing protein, which yields MPQQIAVAQSPLTVKIQFQGSSVGLNRIYFSPDGQTLVTASADGVASVWNLQGEALVRLSGQKPPMFNARFSPDGKVILTTGYDGTVWLWNLQGEVLEKFEPHRAATADALLSPNGKVVVTASDDGQTLISNPKGTRLAGILKPGTARNLAYSPTRPLIASVSDSGMLYFLNPNGEIQREVQTGQGRMNHVRFSPNGNFVITSGTDGSAKLWSLDGSFVVEFKAANSGWVNGTDFHFRGFHVATASDDGILRLWTVDGRLIQSLPLGENNKLTSLNFSSDGKHLAVTSNKGQVWILDVSL from the coding sequence ATGCCCCAGCAGATTGCGGTTGCTCAAAGTCCCTTAACCGTTAAAATCCAATTCCAGGGCAGTTCCGTAGGCTTAAACCGCATTTACTTCAGTCCCGATGGACAAACCCTAGTTACCGCCTCCGCCGATGGGGTTGCATCTGTGTGGAATTTACAGGGCGAGGCCTTGGTGAGGTTGTCGGGACAAAAACCCCCCATGTTCAATGCTCGATTTTCTCCAGATGGTAAGGTCATTCTCACAACGGGCTATGATGGCACAGTTTGGCTCTGGAATCTACAGGGAGAGGTGCTGGAAAAATTTGAACCTCACCGGGCTGCGACTGCCGATGCTCTCCTCAGTCCAAATGGGAAGGTTGTTGTCACCGCTTCGGATGATGGGCAAACCCTCATATCAAACCCCAAGGGTACTCGCTTGGCGGGGATCCTTAAACCGGGAACAGCCCGCAATTTGGCCTATTCTCCCACCCGTCCACTGATTGCCAGTGTCTCCGATAGTGGAATGCTGTACTTCTTGAACCCTAATGGCGAAATTCAACGAGAGGTGCAAACTGGCCAGGGGCGGATGAATCATGTCCGGTTCAGTCCAAACGGTAACTTTGTGATTACATCCGGGACAGATGGCTCAGCTAAACTCTGGAGCTTAGATGGTTCCTTTGTGGTGGAATTTAAGGCGGCCAACTCGGGTTGGGTCAATGGCACTGATTTCCATTTTCGAGGGTTCCATGTTGCCACTGCTAGTGATGACGGTATTTTACGGCTTTGGACTGTAGATGGTCGTTTAATCCAAAGTTTGCCCCTTGGAGAAAACAACAAATTAACCAGCTTAAATTTCTCCTCCGATGGCAAGCACTTAGCTGTGACCAGTAATAAAGGGCAAGTGTGGATTTTGGATGTCTCGTTGTAA
- a CDS encoding WD40 repeat domain-containing protein, with product MTFPTFPMHQFRFQLFSQVSFAILLSLIGLLAGSPLAWADLSPRVTKVLTISNYGMPVSFDEHPQGGQYVVAFRDCELVFLDATFKITQAVAIPNCRSLFGAKYGYFNQQLMVVSPVYVGESVIYDFSAIHRIKTHNAAVTGSFLVNNDLISTSDDGSVTITEILNLAELKTEQQELYKSIGVARKIAIYPDLGGPVSRLAISYDTGEIVVFPNKANLRSPALKPQVFRPIKSRINTIRFTPDGQSLVAGYFTGELLKLDLSTGQSQVLGRAEFWLNTIDMTPEGLLVTGNSQGIVKLFSIPNEQEILAQQIGQIPIASVEFINPNTVLVVDAKGNLYQLQF from the coding sequence GTGACTTTCCCCACCTTCCCCATGCACCAATTCCGATTTCAGCTTTTTTCTCAGGTTTCATTTGCGATTTTGCTCAGTTTGATCGGGTTGCTAGCTGGCTCTCCCTTGGCCTGGGCAGATCTGTCCCCCAGGGTAACTAAGGTATTGACCATTTCCAACTATGGTATGCCAGTCTCCTTCGATGAGCATCCCCAGGGCGGGCAATATGTGGTGGCGTTTCGGGATTGCGAATTAGTCTTTCTTGATGCAACGTTTAAGATTACCCAAGCGGTGGCAATTCCTAACTGTCGGAGTTTGTTTGGGGCAAAATATGGCTACTTCAACCAGCAACTGATGGTGGTTTCTCCAGTCTATGTGGGTGAAAGTGTGATCTATGATTTTTCCGCTATTCACCGGATCAAAACCCATAATGCCGCGGTTACAGGCTCGTTTTTAGTGAACAATGACCTGATCTCCACCTCTGATGATGGCTCCGTCACAATTACGGAAATTCTGAATCTGGCGGAACTAAAAACTGAGCAACAGGAACTCTACAAATCCATTGGTGTGGCCCGCAAAATTGCCATTTACCCCGATCTGGGAGGGCCGGTGTCGCGCCTGGCCATTAGCTATGACACGGGTGAGATTGTTGTTTTTCCAAATAAAGCTAATCTTCGCAGTCCGGCCCTGAAACCCCAAGTCTTTCGCCCGATTAAAAGTCGGATTAATACAATTCGCTTTACCCCCGATGGCCAGAGTTTAGTGGCTGGGTATTTTACGGGGGAATTACTGAAACTAGATTTGAGTACGGGGCAATCTCAGGTGTTGGGTCGCGCCGAGTTTTGGTTGAATACGATTGATATGACTCCTGAGGGGCTACTGGTGACGGGGAATAGTCAAGGCATTGTCAAACTATTTTCCATCCCCAATGAACAGGAAATTTTAGCTCAGCAGATTGGGCAAATTCCTATTGCCTCGGTGGAGTTTATTAATCCCAATACTGTGCTGGTGGTTGATGCTAAGGGCAATCTTTATCAACTGCAATTTTAG
- a CDS encoding WD40 repeat domain-containing protein, with translation MMRSKLPVNKTVNKKLLAKFALGFGFGLGMLGVLPVLAPFPATSTPLFLSRRNTQAKLEVIKQFQGHQLTGEAIIQIHYSRDGRYLLSTATDGLAKLWTGDGTLVREFPGQPLAMLFNGQFNSDASRIVTASYDGTVRIWSLSGLVLKELRGHSSGATDVRFVGPGVVSSSDDGSIKFWSMDGTAWSSLTRPGVSRNMDLSPNGDLIAVTQDIGTITLLNPKAEVVKTIQTGQGRLNSVNFSADGQRLVTAGFDGTARVFNLDGRELLKLKVLEKGWVTGAAFSRDNLIATVSDDGVLRLWDVQGTLLDSYNPNLERLGSVAFHPNGHDLAVAAYHGTIILLKLNNHSHFNK, from the coding sequence ATGATGCGGTCAAAACTACCTGTGAATAAAACCGTGAATAAAAAGTTATTAGCAAAATTCGCATTAGGGTTTGGGTTTGGCCTGGGTATGCTGGGGGTTTTGCCTGTTTTGGCCCCATTTCCAGCAACATCAACCCCACTGTTTTTGAGTCGGCGCAATACCCAGGCCAAATTAGAAGTCATAAAACAGTTTCAGGGCCATCAACTGACGGGAGAAGCCATTATTCAAATTCATTACAGTCGGGATGGCCGCTATTTACTCTCTACAGCTACCGATGGCCTGGCCAAGCTTTGGACTGGGGATGGCACATTGGTGCGGGAATTTCCTGGACAGCCTCTAGCCATGCTGTTTAATGGGCAATTTAACTCCGATGCTAGTCGAATTGTGACGGCCAGCTATGACGGGACGGTGCGGATCTGGAGCTTGTCAGGCCTGGTCTTAAAAGAACTCCGGGGCCATTCTTCCGGGGCCACAGATGTCCGATTTGTGGGGCCAGGGGTGGTTTCCAGTTCCGATGATGGCAGCATTAAATTTTGGTCAATGGATGGAACCGCTTGGTCAAGCCTAACCCGGCCTGGGGTGAGTCGCAATATGGATTTGTCTCCCAATGGTGACTTAATTGCTGTAACTCAAGACATTGGCACCATTACATTGCTCAATCCTAAGGCTGAGGTTGTCAAGACCATTCAGACTGGCCAGGGACGCTTAAATAGTGTCAACTTTAGTGCGGATGGTCAACGCTTAGTTACGGCTGGATTTGACGGCACAGCCAGGGTATTTAACTTAGATGGTAGAGAACTTCTCAAACTCAAAGTCCTAGAGAAAGGCTGGGTCACTGGAGCTGCTTTTAGCCGCGATAACTTAATTGCCACTGTTTCAGATGACGGAGTTTTACGGCTTTGGGACGTTCAAGGCACCTTACTCGACAGCTACAATCCCAACTTGGAACGCTTGGGCAGTGTTGCATTTCATCCCAATGGCCATGATCTAGCCGTAGCGGCCTACCACGGGACTATTATTTTGCTCAAACTCAATAACCATAGTCATTTCAATAAATAA